The segment AGAGTCCCTCCCATCTGACATTTCCACAGGGTGAGGGATACAAAGAAAAGCAGGTGAGATCTCAGTGTTAAGTACAGTCCCATATTTTATTCAAGTCTCATGTCTCtggagaaagggaggcagagctgagaggagGAACTCAGAGACAAGCTGGCACAGTTCCCAGAGAGTACGTGCAGGGAGGCCTTCACTGGAAATCTGTTGAAGATGCAATCTGCAAAGCCTGAAGACAGAACCCAGAGACAACTGCCAACCTTGAGTCACATAGCCTGGGCATATGATGGGCATGTGATCCCAGAATCCAATAAGAAGGAAGTCAGCAAGTGGAGGGGTCACAGAGCCAGGACCGGTGGCTTGTACCCAGTCTAGATGTCATGCCAAGTAGGGCAGGAGGGATTTGCCAAGATACTCAGCCTGCATTTTGCAGTCACCTACCAAGGATCCTTATTGTTTTAGGGAGAATTGGGGTAATTATGTGGCTTTCTCTTTTCTGGGCGTGTCTGAGGTGGAGCTCTAGACTGGGAGTTTGAAGAACCAAAGCGATAAGCAGTGAAGTAGTTCCGCCAGGGGCTCTGAGACCTTGTCctggtcttcctctctctctctggctctggctctggctctgtctctggctctggctctggctctggctccagctctggctcttcctctgtctctggctCTGTCTGGGCATCTGTCTCAAGCTCCGACTCTAGTTCCAGCTCAGGTTTGGCTTGGATCTCAGAATCCAGCTCAGATCCAGGGTCCAGCTCTGACTGGTCCAAGTCCAAGTCTAGGTCCAGATTGAGGTCCATCCCACTGCTCTGTTCAAAAGACAGCATGGGATCCAGTTCCAGGTCAAACTCCAAGTCATCCTTACCAGGCTTCAGGTTCTTGGTGAAGCCTGGACTTGCATGCTGGGAGCCTTCTATGATGGCCTTCCCCGTTTTGAGTCTTAGGTTGCTCAGATTGCcattctgaaacacacacacacacatttggaagGGTTAAAACCTAAaaattgccaggtgtggtggcacacgcctttaatcccagcacttgtgaggcagaggcaggcagatttctgagtccgtggccagcctggtctacagagtgagttccaggacagtcagggctacacagagaaaccctgtcttggaaaaaaaaaaaaaccctaaaaacttCACTTCCAAGTAGGCAAGCCTGACAACCATGGGTTATTGTTGCCTCGTCTGCTGCAGGTCTGCTCCGGGCCTTAGTCATTCGCTCTTCTTTGGGTTTAGTCAAAGCCTAACTTCTGCTCTCTTGGGCCTTTCTAGCTAGACTGGGTATTACAAGATATCTTGTCTTTTTGATCTCAGTTGCCAACCCCCAACACAATCCTGACATCTAAGGCGCTGTAAGGCTGTGCGTGTAGCCTGGCCTCTCTGCCTTCACTAGTATCTCTCCAGCTGCGGTGCCCACTCTTGATTCCAGCCTTCCTGAGGCCAGGAACGGCCTGACTACACTCGTCTCTTGAGCTTTGCCTCCCTCATTCATCTCCATCTTGTCCGTGTACACGTGTTCTAGATGCAGAGCAAAGATGGACAGCAGGGCTCCCAGCTTCCTCTGTGAGCCGACTGCCCCCTCACATACAAACCTATCCCTAGCTAGACTCTAAGTTCCTTGATATAGAGCACAGCCTGTTCTACATGTCCCCAGTATCGGATATGTGAGTCTCACATAGCAGGTGCCCCCAAGACATGAAGTCATATTGCAGGAACAGTGTGCAAtgttccctccttctcccttctgaaATACCTGTCCTTCTTCCTTCTGTTATTTTGTGGGGTCTTTGCTGTCTCTTCGGCCTCGGCTGGCTTTTTAAACATCACAAGCATTGATCCTAGGCTCATTTCCTTTCCACCTATACTTTCCCTATAGGGCATTCTATATAGGTCCCTAATTTTGTTGCCATCTGTATGGCCCTGAGTCTCAGGCTCCCAAGCTTCCTGGATGTGCAGGTCCATCTATCCTTCCACCGTCTCAAATTCATCTGTATGTTTGTCAGTAACTTGAGcttaatataaaataaagcttACTTTTCCTCGAGTCTCCTCCTTAATTGTCGGGCTGGGGGACAGTTTAATGTAAGTCCTGAAAGGAATGTCAGGTGAGCAGAAGGGTGCTTGTTAGAGACCCCTGGCCATATGTCCACTGGAAGCCACAGTAATGCCTGTCCTTAGTGCCCATACACCAGAAGCTTCTCCCATCCACCCAGGAACAAGGCCACAGCCGTCACTCAGCTCACCTGGTCCTGGGGACTCTGACTTACATAACAGGAaataataggaaagaaagagTTGTAACATAGAAAACAGTGGATGAGTGTTAGTTTCATGAATTACAGAAACTATTACACCTATTGGTGATCATGAGTTAGGGATCATGAGCTGATGTCACTGGACTCCTTAACCAAATGTTCAGATGTATTATAGTAATGCTACTCAGAACAGTGGGGTACTGAgggaaaaacaaagcaacagcaaCCCCAAGCCACATGCGTTTTCATTAAATACTTCTATGAAAAGAGTTTCTCAAGCCCGAAAAAGGGGAACTTACTCAAAGgagcgtgtatatgtgtgtgacctTCAAGACTGATTTTGGAATTGATAACCAGCTGTCAAGAggattcttaaatttatttttttccatctaagttttgtgtgtgtgtgcacacacacacacagtccagtgTAGGTCAGAATACAACTTCTGGGAGTATGttggttggttctctccttccaccatgtggagttgggcagtggtggcgcacgcctttaatcccagcacttgggaggcagaggcaggtggatttctgagttcgaggccagcctggtctacaaagtgagttccaggacagccagggctatacagagaaaccctgtcttgaaaaaccaaaaaagaaagaaagaaagaaagaaagaaagaaagaaagaaagaaagaaagaaagaaagaaagaaagaaagaaagaaagaaagagaaaaagaaaaggaaaaagaaaaagggagagaaaaagaaaaggaagaggaaaaggacgTCCACCTTCTTTACACCCTTTCCTTTAGCCCCCTTAGGCATGCCATGGCGTTAGGCTCTAAGGCTCGCTCCCTTATGCTAGCAGTGGGCATCAATTCATTTAACCTGAATTTGAATCATGTCTAAGTCTTTCCCTGGGGAGTCAAGCATCACAACAGTGCCTGTATCCACTGAGGCATCTTGCCTGACCTCAGGAGAATTCTTGCTTTCAGGTGGGGGTGAGGCTGAACAGCCCTGAGGTTTATAAACAAGAGTAGATTATAGAGCAGACCAGAAGCACCATGTTCAATTCTTATTGAAAGGGAGAAAACTGTTCTAGGAGAACAAAGGCGCATAACCTGTAACACATCTCATCAAAGCCAGGGAAGGAGATCATGAAGAAGAGCTGTGTTCTGTAAGTCTGTATTGTTCACTACTCTGAGTAGTTTAAAAACACATATTATGGTagcacttttcttcttcctcttccttctcctcctcctcctccttcttcttctttttctgagacatggtttctctgcatagccctggctgtcctggaactcactctgtagaccaggctggcctcgaactcagaaatctgcctgcctctgcccgagtgctgggattaaaggagtgcgccactacgcccggcttggTAGCACTTTTCTTGTTGTAAAAATGCAAACAGTATTAAAATCTAGTAGGTCAAAAACAAAAGAGTTGACTGAGAAGCGATTTCTGACTGTTGGGTACCACTGGGTGCCTTTCTGTGTTTCACTTTCTTGTAGACTCTCATCTGGGAAGCCCAGAGCCCATCAAGTCTTTACTCAGGGTAAGGAATGGTTCAAACTGCTgatgtgtgtgtctccctctttAGCATGATCAtaagtgagtcttttttttttttgagacagggtttctctgtgtagccccctggctgtcctggaactcactctgtaggccaggctggcctcgaactcagaaatctgcctgcctctgcctcctgagtgctggaattaaaggcgtgcgccaccactgccagggcaAGTGAGTCCTTCTTTACAGTGTAAATAATAGCCAAAGGCCTGGGAGAGCAGATGTGTCTTAGAAGACTCATCAGACTTAGGACTCAATCCAGAGGTGCTGGTTGGGGATGCTCTAAAGTCTGTCTAGCGGAGAATTTCATATGCCTAGTAACTGGTGTGACACTAACCATAGGACGAGGTGCCTGAGGCATCTGCTGGCTGGGGATGGGTCCTGGATGGGACACCCAGACACTGTAGCATAGGGGGGCCCTTGAACGCTCAGGTCTCTGCTGTTTAGCAGCTGATCCCAGGACAAGCTTACAGATTCAGGCACAGGTGCAGCCCAGCCTTTCTTGGACATCCTTCATCTGCACATCAGACACTCCCCTCTCCCTACTTCTCCCCAAGCCCTGACAGTCCACATTATCCAACCTTGTCTGACTCTGAGTAGGTTTCCTGTATCACTGTCTCGGTCTCATCCATACTTAAGTCTGAAGGCTCAGAGAACTTCCTGGACAAGGCAAACAGCACGGCGTCATGGAGGCTGAGGAAGAGCTGGGCCTTCGTGATGCCTTCATCAAAGAAATCATTCTTCTCAAACGACTTGACCACAGAGGCTACAGACCAAGCCCAAACACACAGGTGTCAGCGCCTGAGAGGAGAGCCCCTGGGACACAAGACACACACTCACTTCCAGGGTAAAGGGCAACTCACTGTGACACCCTGAAATGAGGACCAAAATGTTGGCATTGTAGAAAGCATTGCACATCTGCAGGGAGAGCGAGAGAGGGTGGAGTCAGAGAGCTACATGCATGCCAGAAACAGCCACCAACtagcagcaggggtgggggtgaggggtggtggtggtggtgtctgaCTCCTCATCAGGTGTTCACTGCTGGGGGGGGAGGTGTTGTATTTCTTCCTGCTTCTGAGTACTACGGCTGGGGACACAGAAACCGAGCAGGGCATCTCACAGTGAGTGGGAAGTGACGGGGAAGGCTGCTCACAATTCCAAGCCGGGGAGACTTTTTCCATGATGAGAGTGTCTGCATGAGGAAGCCTCTGGGTAGATGGGCAATGATACTCTTGGGAACAGTCTAGAGAGTGGATACAAAGAGCTATCCTCCCTAAAAAGTTG is part of the Mus musculus strain C57BL/6J chromosome 17, GRCm38.p6 C57BL/6J genome and harbors:
- the Slc26a8 gene encoding testis anion transporter 1 isoform X10, with the translated sequence MCTQPLVGAGQPCKARAQGPKTSTFPSRTKILVLGQIPNTNIYRNVNDYREVILIPGVKIFQCCSSITFVNVYHLKQKVLKEVNMVKLPLKEEEIYTLFHESETSIAENKLCRCFCDCEELEPEIRVVYTERYENRQEQDSSINLIRCSYLGSGDSSQVTSEEQIPYTVSSTSQRNIVQSYEDTEKAWLPNSPPRNSPLPPPEASESLAQSRSRSIIMPYSDTSVQNNTHTIILDFSMVHYVDNRALVILRQMCNAFYNANILVLISGCHTSVVKSFEKNDFFDEGITKAQLFLSLHDAVLFALSRKFSEPSDLSMDETETVIQETYSESDKNGNLSNLRLKTGKAIIEGSQHASPGFTKNLKPGKDDLEFDLELDPMLSFEQSSGMDLNLDLDLDLDQSELDPGSELDSEIQAKPELELESELETDAQTEPETEEEPELEPEPEPEPETEPEPEPERERKTRTRSQSPWRNYFTAYRFGSSNSQSRAPPQTRPEKRKPHNYPNSP